The following proteins are co-located in the Acinetobacter sp. NCu2D-2 genome:
- the panD gene encoding aspartate 1-decarboxylase, whose translation MLSRLLKAKIHRCVVTQAELHYEGSCAIDGILLDLAGIREYEEIHMWNVTNGKRFTTYAIRGEEGSGIISVNGGAALQADVGDIMIIATFGDFTEAEADAHKPRLVYANPDNTVNHTANCIPVQVA comes from the coding sequence ATTAAAAGCAAAAATCCACCGTTGTGTCGTAACACAAGCAGAATTACATTATGAAGGTTCTTGTGCCATTGACGGTATTCTTTTGGATTTAGCAGGCATTCGCGAATATGAAGAAATTCATATGTGGAACGTGACCAATGGTAAACGTTTTACCACTTATGCAATTCGTGGCGAAGAAGGTTCAGGCATCATTTCTGTAAATGGTGGTGCTGCCCTTCAAGCAGATGTAGGCGATATTATGATTATTGCGACTTTCGGTGATTTCACTGAAGCTGAAGCTGATGCACATAAACCACGTCTTGTTTATGCAAACCCAGATAATACAGTTAACCACACAGCAAACTGCATTCCAGTTCAAGTGGCTTAA